In Bdellovibrio sp. ArHS, the sequence CAGTGCCACGATTGCTTTCACGATCACATGCAGCTCGACTTGCAAAGCAAATCGTGCAACAGCAGCTCCGGCCAAGGCTGATAAAATCGCGGCCACCCACACTTTAATTTGGAAGCGAATTTTCAGTCCGGTGTGACCAATCTTTTTATTCAAAGATTTGCGAAGAAAGTAAAATTCAATCCAACCCGCAAGACCTGCAGACACCGTCAAACCGGCTGTTCCCCATTTGCGATCAAAGCCTAAAACATCGGGTAAATAAAATGCGAAAATCACACCCAAAATAGTCGTAAAAATCACACGAATGATCGCAAACTGCAAAGGTGTGCGCGTGTCTTTAAGGGAATAAAATGTCGAAGAATAAAGACGGCCCAATGTAGATGCGAGAAGTCCCACCGAGTAACCCGCCAAAACCATCCACACGAAATCCGTATTTTCTTTTTGGAATTCACCCGTCTGAAAAACCGCGCCAACAATAAGATCACCCAAAAATAAAAAGGCCACGGCGGACGGAATCACGAAGAAGGCAATTTGTTCAAGTCCCCGATTCAATCTTTTTTGCAGGTACTCGCGCACCTCTAGTTCGGAACCTGTCGCCTGAGACATGGCCGGAAGTTCTGCCACCGACACACTCATACCAAAAAGACTCACCGGTAACAGATAAAGCGTCTGCGCATAGGCCAAAGCGGAAACCGCGCCCGTAGGTAAAAGACTGGCCAGCATGTTGTCGATGTAGGCAC encodes:
- the murJ gene encoding murein biosynthesis integral membrane protein MurJ — translated: MKSHALLVGLGIFLSRIAGLVRERVFAHFFGNSDAGDAFKAALKIPNFLQNLFGEGVLSASFIPVYAQLLAKKHDEEAAKVASVIGSLLFLMTSALVLVGVFATPFLIDVIAPGFQGEKRALTIQIVQILFPGTGFLVMSAWCLGILNSHRKFFLSYVAPVVWNLAIIFTLVMWGSRQGQYDLAVTVSWGLVAGSFLQFAIQLPSALRLGKKIFPSLDLKLGSVRSITKNFAPVVVSRGVVQISAYIDNMLASLLPTGAVSALAYAQTLYLLPVSLFGMSVSVAELPAMSQATGSELEVREYLQKRLNRGLEQIAFFVIPSAVAFLFLGDLIVGAVFQTGEFQKENTDFVWMVLAGYSVGLLASTLGRLYSSTFYSLKDTRTPLQFAIIRVIFTTILGVIFAFYLPDVLGFDRKWGTAGLTVSAGLAGWIEFYFLRKSLNKKIGHTGLKIRFQIKVWVAAILSALAGAAVARFALQVELHVIVKAIVAL